GcccacaaaagaaaaggaaaaaaatatatatgtatttaaaaaaaacacacacacacacacccacaCACATGGGTTGATTTTGATCAGTTTGTGAATCAcgtcatttcttcttctttttaaaaGCTACATCAAACCAATCTTGATAAAGATGATGCCGTTATTGCCCAATTAGTTATTACTAAAAGTACCTTGTCAGTTTTCTTTAAAAAGGATAGTGCAGTTGTTACCGTTTCAATCGCCAAAGGTCTTGTGACTCTAATCTTGATATTTGCAGCATTTAGCGAAGGCATGGTTAATGACGGCTATGCTCAAGTTTTCAACATTGATATATCATCAGTTGTGATTGCGGCAATGCAAAGGAAGTACTCCTCTTGTTCTCAACTGAAATGTAAGTTTTCAGTACTTGTGTTACTTGACCAAAAATTAGATAGTGTTTGGCTTTGAAGTTTCTGTTACTCTGTTTTTCTCTACAACCCAAAAGATAAATTAAAGCTAAAAGCtttccaaattaagaaaaaGTGCACCATATGCCACAAGCCCCAGAACAAGCTCATGCATGGACTGAGAAGCGTAGAAGAAACAGGATATTGCGCTGTGATCAACAGCAGGTGTTTAGGTGACTTGTCCTTTGATACTTCatggtttagttttttttttaatattaccaGCCGTTTCCATGGCTTCTAACCAGATATGAAGATGGATGTGAGAGATATGAACGCCTTCGAAGCAGGTTCCTTTGATGCAGTTGTTGATAAAGGTGCACCTTTGTTATTCCTAGGATTGTATATTTTGTTATAACATTTTAAAGCCTGTACTTATGTTATTCGATATGGACTTCCAGGAACTTTGGACTCTATCTTGGTGAGTGCTTTCTGAAGCAATACGAATCTGTAACAGAGATGATTACTCATGTCAAATAAATGTCTGCAGTGCGGGAACAATTCACAAGAAAATGCTGCTAAGATGCTCCAGGAGGTTGGCAGGTAAGGTGATTGATCATAAATATTCTGCATCATCGTACATTTTGGCGTTTcatgttttcttttccatcttGAACTGTTCTTACATTTAAGCAGTTGATAACAAACTATATAGGGTCCTGAAGGATAGAGGCATATACCTCCTGGTAACTATAACTTTTTTCTACTTTATGCTGTACTGCTTTATCTTGACTACTATTTTAAGTCTTGCAGTATAGTAAATTTAAAAGTATCTAATCTTTTCTCTGCACACTTAATGGAATTTCGTTATATTTCAGATTACATATGGAGCACCAAATTATCGACTACACTTATTGAGAAACTCATGCTCATGGACAATCAAACTACACGTGATAGGTTGTCCACTTTCCTTTTTATATGTTCTTTTGACATGATACAATTGTTAAAAAGCATTCAGCTTCCTATGCAGCATTTTGAAGTAACAACATCCTGGTTTTGCTGCTTAGTTGTTAATCTGAAGTCAATAATGACTGTAGTTATTAGTTATTACCTCAACAAATTAATCAGCACGTACGAAATCTGAAATAATCATAGTATATGGGTAAGCATTACTATgggtttgtgattttgaatcaCTTCTCCATCGCGCCCTCTGTTTCCTGCTgtgtaaaaaagaaaatgaaaatgacaaaAACGAAAGAGAAAAGGTGGACAATATGTCATAGAACATACTACATAGATTCTGTACAGCTGTATTCTGAGCAGTGTGATTTGGAACAAATATACTTTAGTTTTTATGGGGAAGAAGAGTACACCTGGCAGTGTACTAGGAAGTGTTTTTCTTATGAAGTTTGAAATGGCAATTAACCAATTGAGAAAATGAGATCGATGAGGTTTTATATGGTtgatttacctttttttttgtatctttctttttctttcagaGCAGGGCAAGTGTTCCATTATCATATGTTTGACATATAATCTGAAAGCTTCATTTGGTTAATTTCTATCAATTCGCTCCTCCATCCCAATAAACGTCTTTGTTGCTGCCAGCAGGTAAACTTCTGTCAGAAGAAACCTCACAATGTCGGGAATGGGATCTAACCTTTCCTGTTCCACTGGATGATGATGGAATCTCTACTGAAGCAGTCTTGGGAAAGAACCCCGATGTCCACTACATATACGTCTGTATTAAGGTCTGTTTAAGATGTTAGTCTTTAGTGTTCTGCTTCTGACTTATGTTTTCCACTGATAGATTCCAAACTGAGTTCTAATGAAAATGCCACGAGTGTTTCACTACGAAGGCCAAAAAGAAAGAGATTACCCAGTAAAGCTGGGTATTCATCATATAGTTCCTCTTCCAAGAACTCATTCTAGCCTTTTCCCCAAGCTACCTTACATCTTAAATTTCTGTTTCAGGACAAGAAGCATGAATCCACCATTTGAGGGCAGGGCACTGTACTCTATTGATTAAATGATTGCTAGTTATGAGTTTAATAGATTCAAATGGCAAGTGTGATTGTGTGACTGTCGAGTTTGTACAATAGGCATAGCCCTTGCTTACATATAATTTCTATGGATTAGGTGCATTGTATTTCTGTCAAGACAAAGGTCACCTTGTGGTTCAAAAGTGATCTTGAATGTCTTCGAATTAGTGATGGTAcaactgttatatcttgtagatttcttctttctttttaaggTCATCTTCTTTCCCCCAATTATGCTAtagcattttcatggtcaactGTACGCGAATGATTATGCCAAATAGCTAATTGATGTGTAAAGCTTAGTTTTTGATTGTTTTTGTCACAttctttggttttggtttttgtttttgtttgtttgatggAGTGAAGAGTTGTCTTTGTACTCGGAAAGTACGACAATAATTGACTACTATTCTTACTAGGTCTTCTGTGATGCATAATGGATCTGAATTGAAGCATAAGATGTGGACAcgtctaaaaaaaaaagaagtcggTACACCATCCTTAATTTCCTCAACCCAACCATCATCCCCTTCTACCACCACTGCCCAGCGCCCCTTCATCTTTCATCTCTAGTATCACCCCCTCTTTCTTCTTCACTGGCACCATTCGCCTCCCCTCTTCCTCCTCTTCTCCCCTTTCTGGGGAGGCGAgaaagagggggagagggaaaagGGGAGCAAAAAAATGAGGGAGAGAAAGAACGGGAAGAGAAGGAGAGAAAAGGGTGGTGTTGGGGAGGAAGGAGTAGGGAGGAGAGGGTGACAGGCGGTGGTGATGGGGAAGAGGGTGGGTAAAAAAAGGTAAGGCGTGTTTTTGTTAAATTTAAATAGGAGTCAAATttgggttttgtccaaaaccctaCAATTACTTGGAGGGGAGAATAGAAGGAAGAGAAAGGAGGTGGGAAACAGAGGAGAGGGAGAAGGGGAGCAAAAAGAGAAGGAGAGAGAAGGGTGGTGTTGGGGGAGGAAGGAGTAGGGACGAAAGGGTAACAGACAGTGGTGTGGTGGTGGGGAAGAGGGTGGATGAAAAAGATAATAAACCCTGCAATTACTTGGGTTTTGGGGAATCCGTCCAATATGAGATTCATTTCAACTCCTAATTCCAAAATCCTCTTACCAAACACCATTTTGGATTAGATCGAAGAATGCAATATATTTTATTATCATCAATGCACCTAAGAACCAATAGGCATAAGCAAACGAAATTCAAGCAATGATTGATGATGAACGATGTcattaatatctcaaataatatgaAAAACTTCATTTGactccaaaagaaaaagatgatcTTTCTCTAaactttacttcttttttttttcctcacaaGGGGGAGATGGAATTAAAAAAACGAGGACGAGACTGAGAGATTTAAACCCAAACCTCTAATTTTGTACATTCTCCGCACATAACAGAAAATAAATTCTATACATGATTTGGTATCTATGTTTCCAAAACAGTGAAGCAGCACAATTGCACACCGGTAATAAGATGGAGCCTAGCAAGTTTCTCCAAGTTTCTCCACAGAAGTTTGATGTTTCATAACTCTGACGTTTTAACACGGGATGCAACCCAAGGCAAGGCTTCTCTAATcgtccattctttttcctttcctccaGCAACTCCAGGCTATTCAATAGTTAACAGAATGTGCAGCACACGGCAAATATTTATGGATACCATGACCTCTTCTACCTGTTAAAACAGATTTACATTTATGGATACCTGGGTTTAATCATCTGACAGTGAGCAGGTCAATTGTTGCCCCGTCATAGAAATTTTTCTTAGCACTCAGCTTCTTGCTAAGGCTGTTATCCTTTTAGCCTTGCAAAGCTACTCGTTTGTTGCTGCTTTTGCACAACAATATTCTGTCTACCAATCAGTTTCTTCACCATATCATCTAGCTCAGCAACCCTCCTCTGTAAGTTTGTTTTGTCTGCCTGGAAAAAAGGTAACAACGAAGATGAGACCAAATTTGACTGTATCTAATGCATAGACTCAAAAAATTTAAGATGTTGTTAACATATACTTTTAACATCTCATTTTGTGCAGACAGCAACTGATCTCGTTCCCGTACTTGTTCTAGGATCATATGTGTGGCAAGGACGTCCGCTTCTCTTCTATTTACTTCCAAAACGCATCTGACAAATCATGATCTCCACATTAGTTGAGATGAGATTATATTGCCTGGAAAATATCATGATATTTCCATTTGAAAATATCATGCTTAGGTGACTCTTATGATTTGACCCGTCAGGGCATAGAACTCCTGAACTCGAGAGGCTGAGTGTTACTTGAGGAAAACCCAAGGCAATGGTTGCACTTCTGTGATAAACGCTAAAATCCAAGATGAAAATATCGTGGAGCGCATTTAAAAGAGCATTAAAAGCAAACAAATGTGTATTGCAACGTATTCTATCTGTACCCTGTAGGAGCTTCATTCCTGGAGTTTATCACACACTTCCTACTTTGCTAATGCTGGTTAAGCAAGAACAGTCAATGGCAGATCTTGGGGTGAAGTCAACTATATTTTACTTAACGTGCACAACTGCATTCATAAATATTACAGCCATGACTCTCTGTCTCTGAGCAAGTAAAGTATAAGCTAAGCGAACTAAACCTCTCAAAACTACCGTCACAAATAGTGAATTACCCAAGGAAAAGACTGAGTATTGCAAGCAATGCAAATCAAATGAGAAAACTGACAAAACTGAAGAGAACAGATGAGGGGGTTATTGTAAACATTGTCTGACCTTTCTCTTTCCTCGACTAAGTCATTGATTCGCCTCCTCAGCTCCAGAACTTCTTTCTCCTACATGAATATATTTCAGTAAAGGAGAACAAAAAAACTATTTCAGTTTCACACAAGATACCTTCTTGCCATTTTTCCAAATCGAGAAAGTGTTAAGcctgaaaaagaaaagtgagaagttTCTGAAAAATTCCATCTTATATACCATCACAATATATTGCTTTGCTTGGTGCTGAGCCTCCTCAACTAACTTTTGAAGCCGATTCTGAGATACCAAGTCCTGGaatgtgaaataaaataaatcatacaaACTGCAGAAAAGAATTTAACATACCTGTGGATAGTGCAGGACAAATACCGCATAGTTTGTTATGTCTAATTTGACACCAAGCAGATCCCGAATGACATCATGAGTCATGCTTTCCACTGAAGCCAGTCTAGTGTTCAGCAAACATACCTGGCATAAGAAGGATTAATCATATGGGGGATACCAATAACAAGAAATATACATTATTAACAAAGCAAGCTTCAAATAGACATGCATGCAAAGAAAATACATTAAAACTCGAGATGTTTTAGATACGCTCAAGTAAAAGGCAGAAAGGATCACTGGGAGAATTAACAAAGCATTTGACTCAAAAAAACTAGGAGGGATGCATTGTATTTTAATAACTGTATTTCCAGTACCAAGccaatacacacacacacatatgtatgtatgtatacacacacacacacacatatgtatgtatgtatacacacacacacacacacttatCTCTAAGAAGGACAAGTATGTGCACTAAACTGATTCTACCTCTTTCTGCCTACTAGCCACTAATGCCTCGAGTTCTTCTATACGAAACTTGGCAATTGACAATTCCTGATCTTTCTCCATATTCATCTGCTGCACCAAACTTGCAATGCATCTGAATGGTGAGCTTGAGCCCCTTGATCTCACTGAAGTTTTCTCAGTTTTATCCAGCGTTGGTGCTCCACATATTACATCGGATGAATCTGTTCTGACTTCATGAATCATTGCCTCCAAGCTTTTGTACTGGTCAAGGATGAGATCAGGTGAAGAGCTATAAATGGAATGAAAAACTGATAAATGGagtctaaaaaaataaaagaaaaggagaaaaagaacaTGTTTATGCAAGAACTGGAAGTTGAAGATTAGAAAACCAAAGATATACTTCCATCTTGCTAAGCAACAGGCTAAGGTTTGATTTTGCATGTCTTGTACAATATTTGGCAATTCTGAAGAAGCCCTAGCAGTTGGGAGTCCAGCTTTATTTTCATTTAGATTATGTTCTATTGTCGCTAAGTTTGCAGTTGCACCAGCTTGTAGAGCTTAATATGAGCGTCCAGGCTCTTGATCAACTAAAAGTTTACAAGTTTAGCTCTGTTGCATGCTAAATTGAACATTCATTTTTTTCCACTAAGCACATTCAATTAAATGCCCTCCCTCACCATTATTCAGGAAATGGTTAGTCAGCTTGTGGACTAGTAGAAGAAAAGTTAACCCTGCTATTTTCTTGCTTTACCTTCTGTTGATACTGCGATGCCTGGGCTTCAGCGTGCACAACAACTTCAGAGATGTATTCTCTATATTGCTTGATCTACAAAACAGACTACCCGCTTGAAACCGACAGAGAAAATAAAGAAGTAGAAATTTCTCATCAAGCAGTGAAATGCACCAGCAGATCATGACTCACCTCCTTAGCTAGTTtatccttttcttcttcaagaATTCTTATTTGACTCAGAGCCTCGTGAAGTTCCACACTTCCCCTGTGCATTTTTGGTTGTagaatcatttcaatcaaaTCAGTCAGAGCAAACTCAAAAACCAGGACAAATATACAAAAGCGAAGTAAAGGGACTTATAGATCTCAAGAATTGATTTTCTGACAGCTCTCTACTTGAGTCCAAATCTTCAGTTATGCTTTCAACCATCAACAATCTTTCTCTCAGACCATGGAGTTCCACTTCCAAAGAATCTCTTACTTGGCGATATCTTTCTACCTCTTCTTCCATTTCAGAAACCTAGAAGCCAAACACCAGAAATGATTGTATGTATAATTGTCCCAGGAATTAGTTTGTCATGAAGGCAATACCAAACAACAAAGATTAGAAGAGTGGGAGCAAATTGGCTTCATTGTCAAGATGTTAAGTAGCAATGTCACATCTCAATCATAAAAGAGATTAACAACAGCAGACCCTAGTTTGATTAATTTACCATGAGTAAAGTTCAAGCTTTTGTGATTAAGTGCTAAAGTTGGAACACCAGTGAGATTGGTGCTCAGTAGTGGAAAGGCTACTAGAATGGAAAACAAATCATTTTCTAGGTAAAAGGCTACTAGAATCCAGTTCAACCAGACCACAGAGCAGCAGGAGCCTCATGCAAGGGTTATACTCTTTATCCTACAATTTAGTAAGTAGACATAATCATGGATTAACTTACCTTCTTTTCCAGTACATTGATGGTGCTGTCAAGTTCCTCCACTGAGTGTTCTAAAATCTTTACTTCCTCTTCCTTCTGCTCAGCATACACTTTACTAGCTTCTGATTCCTGAAAATGAAACATTGGTTCAGAATATATGGCATTATTTGCACCCTCGTATCTCAAAATCGTTAGCAAATAGTGAATGAGGATACCTGGCACGCTTCTAAGGCGATAGCCTCCTTTTCATCAGCTACTGCATATGCAATATCGAGCTTGTCCTGTAGAGATTGAAGTTGATCAAGAAGTTGATTTCTTTCTGCAGTCACCCTTTTCATATCATCCTTGATGTCTTTTATTGAAGAGGCCATTTTTTCCTCTGCTGAAGAAGCCATGCGGAGGATTTCATCTTCTAAGTCTTTCACACTTTCTCTTTGTTCTTCCAGTTGTTGCTCTGTTTCTGACTTCTTTAGATAAACATCCTTTAAGAGCATTCTCAACTCAGCATTTTCTTCCGACAAGATATCTAATGTGCCTCTCACCTCCTCTAAATCAGAATGTGAGACACACAAAGCATTTTCAGCCTCCATTAAACGGCCTTCAAGTGTTTTATGCTTTATAAGCATGTTATCAAGCTGACTTGTTTTCATCTTTAGCTCATTCCTAACTTGGTTCAATGCTGCATGtaacttttcaatttcatcCTTGGCCTCCTTTGTACTGCTAGCAGATTCTTGCAACAAGCTTAAATCAAAAAGTAAACCTTTCAATAAAACTTCTTTTCGTTCCACTTCTCTCTTCAGCTCCAAATGTTCATTTATCAGGTCATCCTCTCCTGCTTCTGATCTATTGACAAATTCATATTGACACCCTTCCTCTTCACCTTGTGCTAGTTTAACCTCGCTTTCATTCCTATAACTCGCACTCTCTTTTCCTGAGTTCTGCATAACAGTAAGTCCTTCACAAGTTGAAGCAAGGAAATCTGAATTTTTGTTTAGCCTTCTGATTTCATCATAAATCTTCCCCAAATAGCGCTCATTGAACACAAAAGAGATAATGCCATTTTCCCTGACCTCAGCtgaaatctcctccaacaatGATCTCAAACTGGAAATGTTGTTGAGTGTCTCCTTTACCATCAAAATGGTATCACAATATGAAGTCTTACACAGATCTTCAACATCCTTTTGAAAGGAACCTTCTATCAGAAACATTAAACTTGCAATTTCTGTCAGGATGAAATGAATTTGGTGTTgcagcatttcattttcactctCTTTAAAATGAATAGAGGATTTCAGTAGATTGACCTCTTCAAACAAGTTTGCTTTCTGTATCATCAACTCATTTCCAACCTGTTTCCAAGCAGAAGTCAACTGTTTTGCATCATCATTTGATTtcaataaagcatttaacatataatcaGCCTCCTTCACCGTTGCTTGAGCTTCCTCAAATTTGCTAAAGAAGCTGTCTGCCTGATTAATTTTGTAATAAGAATTAAACTGCATATAGGAAAATGTAAATGTAAAAATGTTAATTCTATCAACATGCTGAAGATCTCGTGAATCTACCTGATGATGGTTTACTTCTAaaacaaaattaatcaaaagttTTCAGATTTCAGTTACCTCTCTTGTAAGACTGCAGCTAGCATCAGCCATCTGTGTTATCTCCTCATGACTTTGTATCATAGCACCTGCATTTGGCATGATCACTTGTTCATTTTCATCCCTAACAAAGTGGTGCTCTTTGTTTGTGATGAATAAATGTGAATTGGTGAAGCAGACACCTGAGGTAGAGCCATCCCATGTGTCTTCTACACTGAAAATTGCAGTCAACTGATCATTTATTTTTGACAAAGCATCATATGCTGCTCTGAATTCCTTTCTCAAGCAAAAAGAAGTTAGTCGATCACAATCCAGTGTTTCGACTAGCCTTGAGTGTCCTGATTCTTGATATTTAGAAGAAACAACGAAACTTTCTTCAGGCTCTAGGTCAAATGTTTGTTCAGTTTTCTTTTCGAGGTACTGACCATAACGATTCACGGCAATTTGCTTTGATGTAAGACCACTGTCGGCTGATGAATTAGAACTTGAAAAATCCGTGGTCCATCCGTTAACTTCTGCTGGCGACTGACATGAATACACAATTCCAGAAAGGTATGCATTCATTGAATTCAGTCTTTTATTTACTTCAGCAAGTTCACCTAAAATCTGATGCAACATATTATACCCATTCTCATGCTCAAGAAACCTAAGGGTATGAACTAATGGACTTCCAGATGTATGAATATCAACACTTCCATAATTTACATTTAGTTTCACAAAGTTCCTCCTCATATCATGGATATCGTTCACAAGATCCTGAATTAATTCCTTGTATAGAGAAAATGTTTCATGGATGTCAGACTGAAGGGACATAAAATGACTTTCTGCATCTACACGAGATATGCTAATTGCACTCTCAGCCTCGAGCAATCCATAGTGTGCCAACTCAATATCAGCATTCACCTCTGCTGTCACTGAAGTATGTGCATCAGCTGATGGCACGTTCTTCTCAACATTGTCCCAGAGAACCACCATTGGCTGATGGAAATTTGTTTTCATCTCTAAGAAATTATAATCGGCATATCTTTTAACCTCAGTTATTGGACCCTCATGGTATATCAGGTTGGATTCTAAATGCTCTATCTGCTGAGCTTCAGACAAAACCATTGTTGCACCTCTCAAGGAATTCAATTTCTGATCCATCTCCAAGACTGTCGTTTGTGCATCTTCCAAACTCCTTTTTAGAAGAAACatactttcttcc
This region of Coffea arabica cultivar ET-39 chromosome 3c, Coffea Arabica ET-39 HiFi, whole genome shotgun sequence genomic DNA includes:
- the LOC113733835 gene encoding uncharacterized protein isoform X1, yielding MPTNSHPTTATAAYGESWYWDKRYASSSSGSGSGSESEASFDWYQKYPSLAPLLHLYIPRHHRVLVVGCGNSAFSEGMVNDGYAQVFNIDISSVVIAAMQRKYSSCSQLKYKLKLKAFQIKKKCTICHKPQNKLMHGLRSVEETGYCAVINSRCLDMKMDVRDMNAFEAGSFDAVVDKGTLDSILCGNNSQENAAKMLQEVGRVLKDRGIYLLITYGAPNYRLHLLRNSCSWTIKLHVIAGKLLSEETSQCREWDLTFPVPLDDDGISTEAVLGKNPDVHYIYVCIKDKKHESTI
- the LOC113733835 gene encoding uncharacterized protein isoform X2, with protein sequence MPTNSHPTTATAAYGESWYWDKRYASSSSGSGSGSESEASFDWYQKYPSLAPLLHLYIPRHHRVLVVGCGNSAFSEGMVNDGYAQVFNIDISSVVIAAMQRKYSSCSQLKYKLKLKAFQIKKKCTICHKPQNKLMHGLRSVEETGYCAVINSRCLDMKMDVRDMNAFEAGSFDAVVDKGTLDSILCGNNSQENAAKMLQEVGRVLKDRGIYLLITYGAPNYRLHLLRNSCSWTIKLHVIGKLLSEETSQCREWDLTFPVPLDDDGISTEAVLGKNPDVHYIYVCIKDKKHESTI
- the LOC113733835 gene encoding uncharacterized protein isoform X3 codes for the protein MPTNSHPTTATAAYGESWYWDKRYASSSSGSGSGSESEASFDWYQKYPSLAPLLHLYIPRHHRVLVVGCGNSAFSEGMVNDGYAQVFNIDISSVVIAAMQRKYSSCSQLKYMKMDVRDMNAFEAGSFDAVVDKGTLDSILCGNNSQENAAKMLQEVGRVLKDRGIYLLITYGAPNYRLHLLRNSCSWTIKLHVIAGKLLSEETSQCREWDLTFPVPLDDDGISTEAVLGKNPDVHYIYVCIKDKKHESTI
- the LOC113733835 gene encoding uncharacterized protein isoform X4; the protein is MPTNSHPTTATAAYGESWYWDKRYASSSSGSGSGSESEASFDWYQKYPSLAPLLHLYIPRHHRVLVVGCGNSAFSEGMVNDGYAQVFNIDISSVVIAAMQRKYSSCSQLKYMKMDVRDMNAFEAGSFDAVVDKGTLDSILCGNNSQENAAKMLQEVGRVLKDRGIYLLITYGAPNYRLHLLRNSCSWTIKLHVIGKLLSEETSQCREWDLTFPVPLDDDGISTEAVLGKNPDVHYIYVCIKDKKHESTI
- the LOC113733835 gene encoding uncharacterized protein isoform X5; this encodes MPTNSHPTTATAAYGESWYWDKRYASSSSGSGSGSESEASFDWYQKYPSLAPLLHLYIPRHHRVLVVGCGNSAFSEGMVNDGYAQVFNIDISSVVIAAMQRKYSSCSQLKYKLKLKAFQIKKKCTICHKPQNKLMHGLRSVEETGYCAVINSRCLDMKMDVRDMNAFEAGSFDAVVDKGTLDSILCGNNSQENAAKMLQEVGRLHMEHQIIDYTY
- the LOC113733837 gene encoding kinesin-like protein KIN-12C, with protein sequence MSGDNSTSCVGSMSRTNPSSSPGNENDSSDPLIQLPAGPSPPSPPSRAPLNSIPDPSQIQHDLGHNNNSNNKEKSASGAGTKCKSDAAAHTPPHSLTPTTQKLQQSHQLLVVSNSRPNATPRRGPKPTSDPTSAPATPASSSKPIQHPLRISNVGPKGAIFSRGISVPCPDPHQLQHVPHFDLPQDHSFWKHHNVQVLIRIRPIRNIEKVSQGYARCLRQETAKSLVWLGHPETRFTFDHIACETISQEKLFTIAGLPMVDNCMSGYNSCMFAYGQTGSGKTHTMMGDIGQMAGKLNEDCGITPRIFEYLFTRISEEENNRRNEGLKYSCKCSFLEIYNEQITDLLEPSSTNLQLREDLKKGVYVENLTEYSVRTVDDVLRLLLQGAANRKIAATHMNSESSRSHSVFTCIIESRWEKDSMTHIRFGRLNLVDLAGSERQKSSGAEGDRLKEAANINKSLSTLGLVIMSLVDLAQGKNRHVPYRDSRLTFLLQDSLGGNSKTTIIANVSPSICSANETLSTLKFAQRAKLIQNNAKVNEDASGDVIALQRQIQQLKGQLSILSKHSHDSEYLSNHTPSCKESYLGTFLEELDSSEQMIMHDNHGTQSGRRKKVTIYDLNEFDALHMGWCNFITYKWQTMCSKATLLGALRRENLAELEVKRLKAEMEQLNSLVHQLELDAQHAKMILRSRDERIKHLELLADGFVSADAYILNENNALREEIGLLQSRIGKNPELTRSALENIRLLEQLRLFKEFYGQGERETLLAEISELRDELSDILEAEESCVHSHSSPCKENQETRAEKELNKQRDLNSNLVREVDELQRELGKFIDCNLPTSDSSCLQAREMLPRSCSVDELASCILQEECASLCEDGQHMERALVLQCSEIQKELKDARSVIEAMESKQLCLIEELEFLRNENDKLMETLQKEQNGEGKHRPEPEHCNMQSGFVLDEDLNFVTEGENDSCTLVLQAKLVKLSKDLQHAQLLNSQYLKDHATGLSQQSQAESIQEDVEIETARTILHLQEEIATLQSELQGRTKSLEEENRSLRNCIAAKDGEMEVLCSEWERATLELTNFLLDGSKSIGDASSQIESIGSLFPCDNVWVSEHVERAAKLCVEKEESMFLLKRSLEDAQTTVLEMDQKLNSLRGATMVLSEAQQIEHLESNLIYHEGPITEVKRYADYNFLEMKTNFHQPMVVLWDNVEKNVPSADAHTSVTAEVNADIELAHYGLLEAESAISISRVDAESHFMSLQSDIHETFSLYKELIQDLVNDIHDMRRNFVKLNVNYGSVDIHTSGSPLVHTLRFLEHENGYNMLHQILGELAEVNKRLNSMNAYLSGIVYSCQSPAEVNGWTTDFSSSNSSADSGLTSKQIAVNRYGQYLEKKTEQTFDLEPEESFVVSSKYQESGHSRLVETLDCDRLTSFCLRKEFRAAYDALSKINDQLTAIFSVEDTWDGSTSGVCFTNSHLFITNKEHHFVRDENEQVIMPNAGAMIQSHEEITQMADASCSLTREFNSYYKINQADSFFSKFEEAQATVKEADYMLNALLKSNDDAKQLTSAWKQVGNELMIQKANLFEEVNLLKSSIHFKESENEMLQHQIHFILTEIASLMFLIEGSFQKDVEDLCKTSYCDTILMVKETLNNISSLRSLLEEISAEVRENGIISFVFNERYLGKIYDEIRRLNKNSDFLASTCEGLTVMQNSGKESASYRNESEVKLAQGEEEGCQYEFVNRSEAGEDDLINEHLELKREVERKEVLLKGLLFDLSLLQESASSTKEAKDEIEKLHAALNQVRNELKMKTSQLDNMLIKHKTLEGRLMEAENALCVSHSDLEEVRGTLDILSEENAELRMLLKDVYLKKSETEQQLEEQRESVKDLEDEILRMASSAEEKMASSIKDIKDDMKRVTAERNQLLDQLQSLQDKLDIAYAVADEKEAIALEACQESEASKVYAEQKEEEVKILEHSVEELDSTINVLEKKVSEMEEEVERYRQVRDSLEVELHGLRERLLMVESITEDLDSSRELSENQFLRSISPFTSLLGSVELHEALSQIRILEEEKDKLAKEIKQYREYISEVVVHAEAQASQYQQKYKSLEAMIHEVRTDSSDVICGAPTLDKTEKTSVRSRGSSSPFRCIASLVQQMNMEKDQELSIAKFRIEELEALVASRQKEVCLLNTRLASVESMTHDVIRDLLGVKLDITNYADLVSQNRLQKLVEEAQHQAKQYIVMEKEVLELRRRINDLVEERERCVLEVNRREADVLATHMILEQVRERDQLLSAQNEMLKADKTNLQRRVAELDDMVKKLIGRQNIVVQKQQQTSSFARLKG